In the Streptomyces katrae genome, one interval contains:
- a CDS encoding oxygenase MpaB family protein, translating to MALTTATIAAELEAAGKVGDPKADALVSDLIDNKEIDGVNALFRTIGTLKPGMDLSTLPPRLAEFLKEAAAPPPDWSEADVKAAESFFAHHHGEVSMLQGTVGLIGTYLSPTGAFTLRSTGRLGGVEGPGRRLSQSSRLFLDMGDKNAMRDGSLAANVTKVRLVHASVRQLHKKSGEWDYAKWGEPVSQKYTTGAACVFSTQIVQAMERLGIDVSKDDAKGFMCAWHYVNHYLGTPEKWLLPKDPDLVQALWNQERDKEWKKTDDGVFMTKQAIDFYKKFYPPGVHDAFVAMVRHALTDKYADMAGLPKSVLGTAAGPLSAASGAVSGIGGGLLGGTAQKATGVNPYKEIVGIASKGFNEVQRFALTHDQDDQPQMHQELHDNR from the coding sequence GTGGCCCTGACGACTGCGACGATCGCCGCGGAGCTGGAAGCGGCCGGCAAGGTCGGAGACCCGAAGGCCGACGCGCTCGTCTCCGACCTGATCGACAACAAGGAGATCGACGGCGTCAACGCCCTGTTCCGCACCATCGGCACCCTCAAGCCCGGCATGGACCTGTCCACCCTCCCGCCCCGCCTGGCCGAGTTCCTGAAGGAGGCGGCCGCCCCGCCGCCGGACTGGTCGGAAGCGGACGTCAAGGCCGCGGAGAGCTTCTTCGCGCACCACCACGGCGAGGTGTCCATGCTCCAGGGCACCGTCGGCCTCATCGGCACCTACCTGTCCCCGACCGGCGCCTTCACCCTCCGCTCCACCGGCCGCCTCGGCGGCGTCGAAGGGCCGGGCCGGCGACTGTCGCAGTCCTCCCGCCTCTTCCTCGACATGGGCGACAAGAACGCGATGCGCGACGGCAGCCTGGCCGCGAACGTCACCAAGGTCCGCCTGGTCCACGCCTCGGTCCGTCAGCTCCACAAGAAGAGCGGCGAATGGGACTACGCGAAGTGGGGCGAGCCCGTCTCCCAGAAGTACACGACCGGCGCCGCGTGCGTCTTCTCCACCCAGATCGTCCAGGCCATGGAACGCCTGGGCATCGACGTCTCCAAGGACGACGCCAAGGGCTTCATGTGCGCCTGGCACTACGTCAACCACTACCTCGGCACCCCCGAAAAGTGGCTGCTGCCCAAGGACCCCGACCTGGTCCAGGCCCTGTGGAACCAGGAACGCGACAAGGAGTGGAAGAAGACCGACGACGGCGTCTTCATGACCAAGCAGGCCATCGACTTCTACAAGAAGTTCTACCCGCCGGGCGTCCACGACGCCTTCGTCGCGATGGTCCGCCACGCCCTGACCGACAAGTACGCCGACATGGCCGGCCTCCCCAAGAGCGTCCTGGGCACCGCGGCCGGCCCGCTCTCGGCGGCCAGTGGCGCCGTCAGCGGCATCGGCGGCGGCCTCCTCGGCGGCACGGCGCAGAAGGCGACCGGCGTCAACCCGTACAAGGAGATCGTCGGCATCGCCTCCAAGGGCTTCAACGAGGTCCAGCGGTTCGCCCTCACCCACGACCAGGACGACCAGCCCCAGATGCACCAGGAACTCCACGACAACCGCTGA
- a CDS encoding CE1759 family FMN reductase produces the protein MKLVVVSAGLSTPSSTRLLADRLTAATLTAATLTAATPTAATLAPAGPAHPDLDVHVVEVRELATDIAQHFTTGFPPARLAAALDAVAAADALIAVTPVFAGSYSGLFKSFFDLLDKDALTGTPMLLGATGGTARHSLVTEHALRPLFSYLRALVLPTAVYAASEDWGGEGLAGRITRAGTELARFLTPAPHPAAPASASASAPDVDTTAAVAAPRSPTGAITSLPSTAAATLTPFAERLAALGVQ, from the coding sequence ATGAAGCTCGTCGTCGTCTCCGCGGGCCTGAGCACCCCGTCCTCGACCCGCCTGCTCGCCGACCGCCTCACGGCCGCGACCCTCACGGCCGCGACCCTCACGGCCGCGACCCCCACGGCCGCGACCCTCGCGCCTGCCGGCCCCGCCCATCCGGACCTCGACGTGCACGTCGTCGAAGTGCGCGAGCTCGCCACCGACATCGCCCAGCACTTCACCACCGGCTTCCCGCCCGCCCGCCTGGCCGCCGCCCTCGACGCGGTGGCGGCCGCCGACGCCCTGATCGCCGTCACACCGGTCTTCGCCGGCTCCTACAGCGGCCTGTTCAAGTCCTTCTTCGACCTCCTCGACAAGGACGCCCTCACCGGCACCCCCATGCTCCTCGGCGCGACCGGCGGCACCGCCCGGCACTCCCTGGTCACCGAACACGCCCTGCGCCCCCTCTTCTCCTACCTGCGCGCCCTCGTCCTCCCCACCGCCGTCTACGCCGCCTCCGAGGACTGGGGCGGGGAGGGCCTGGCCGGGCGCATCACCCGCGCGGGCACCGAACTGGCCCGCTTCCTGACCCCCGCCCCCCACCCCGCGGCCCCCGCCTCCGCCTCCGCCTCCGCCCCGGACGTGGACACCACCGCCGCGGTGGCCGCGCCCCGTTCCCCGACCGGCGCGATCACCTCCCTGCCGTCGACGGCCGCCGCCACCCTCACCCCCTTCGCCGAGCGCCTGGCGGCCCTCGGGGTGCAATAG
- a CDS encoding LLM class flavin-dependent oxidoreductase, whose protein sequence is MQFGIFTVGDITTDPTTGRAPGEHERIKAMLAIAQKAEEVGLDVFATGEHHNPPFVPSSPTTLLGYIAARTENLILSTSTTLITTNDPVKIAEDFAMLQHVADGRVDLMLGRGNTGPVYPWFGKDIRDGIDLAIENYALLRRLWDEDTVTWKGKFRTPLQSFTATPRPLDGVAPFVWHGSIRSPEIAEQAAYYGDGFFHNNIFWPASHTRQMVNLYRERYAHYGHGTPEQAVVGLGGQVFMRRNSQDAVREFRPYFDNAPVYGHGPSLEEFTSQTPLTVGSPQQVIERTLAFRDYAGDYQRQLFLVDHAGLPLKTVLEQIDLLGEEVVPVLRKEFANLRPAGVPDAPTHAARVAAAAVRTGPATPHEETRA, encoded by the coding sequence ATGCAGTTCGGGATCTTCACCGTCGGCGACATCACCACCGACCCGACGACCGGGCGGGCACCCGGCGAGCACGAGCGCATCAAGGCCATGCTCGCCATCGCGCAGAAGGCCGAGGAGGTCGGCCTCGACGTCTTCGCCACCGGCGAGCACCACAACCCGCCGTTCGTCCCCTCCTCGCCGACGACCCTGCTCGGCTACATCGCCGCACGCACCGAGAACCTGATCCTCTCCACCTCCACGACGCTGATCACCACCAACGACCCGGTGAAGATCGCCGAGGACTTCGCGATGCTCCAGCACGTCGCCGACGGCCGCGTCGACCTGATGCTGGGCCGCGGCAACACCGGCCCGGTCTACCCCTGGTTCGGCAAGGACATCCGCGACGGCATCGACCTCGCCATCGAGAACTACGCCCTCCTGCGCCGCCTGTGGGACGAGGACACCGTCACCTGGAAGGGCAAGTTCCGCACGCCGCTCCAGTCCTTCACCGCCACCCCCCGCCCCCTCGACGGCGTCGCCCCCTTCGTCTGGCACGGCTCCATCCGCTCGCCCGAGATCGCCGAGCAGGCCGCCTACTACGGCGACGGCTTCTTCCACAACAACATCTTCTGGCCCGCCTCCCACACCCGGCAGATGGTCAACCTCTACCGCGAGCGCTACGCCCACTACGGGCACGGCACCCCCGAGCAGGCCGTCGTCGGCCTCGGCGGCCAGGTCTTCATGCGCCGCAACTCCCAGGACGCCGTCCGCGAGTTCCGCCCGTACTTCGACAACGCCCCCGTGTACGGCCACGGACCCTCCCTGGAGGAGTTCACCTCCCAGACCCCCCTCACCGTCGGCTCGCCGCAGCAGGTGATCGAACGCACCCTCGCCTTCCGCGACTACGCCGGCGACTACCAGCGCCAGCTCTTCCTCGTCGACCACGCGGGCCTGCCCCTGAAGACCGTCCTGGAGCAGATCGACCTGCTCGGCGAGGAGGTCGTCCCGGTCCTGCGCAAGGAGTTCGCGAACCTCCGCCCCGCCGGCGTCCCGGACGCCCCCACCCACGCGGCCCGCGTCGCGGCCGCGGCCGTCCGGACCGGCCCCGCCACCCCCCACGAGGAGACCCGCGCATGA
- the puuE gene encoding allantoinase PuuE, translating to MSGTERDLVGYGAQPPHAGWPGGARVAVSLVLNYEEGGERSVLEGDAGSEGYLHEIVGAPPVEGGRDLNAESMFAYGARAGFWRVHRTVSAHGAPLTVFAVGQALERNPDAARAMGAAGWEVAGHGWRWTDYREVPEEAERADIARTAATIERLVGRRPVGWYTGRTSSRTRRLVAEAGGFLYDSDDYSDDLPFYADAGGQRQLVVPYSLDTNDFKFLIVHGFTTADDMLAYLVDTYDALHAEGADRPRMMSVGLHCRIIGRPGRIRALDGFLRHVAQLGGGWVATREQIARHWLAAHPPD from the coding sequence GTGTCCGGGACTGAGCGTGATCTCGTCGGTTACGGGGCCCAGCCGCCGCATGCGGGGTGGCCCGGAGGGGCGCGGGTCGCCGTGAGCCTCGTGCTGAACTACGAGGAGGGCGGCGAGCGCAGCGTCCTCGAGGGGGACGCGGGCTCGGAGGGGTACCTGCACGAGATCGTGGGCGCGCCGCCGGTGGAGGGCGGGCGGGACCTGAACGCCGAGTCGATGTTCGCCTACGGGGCGCGGGCCGGGTTCTGGCGTGTGCACCGGACCGTCTCCGCGCACGGTGCGCCGCTCACCGTCTTCGCGGTGGGGCAGGCCCTGGAGCGCAACCCGGACGCGGCGCGGGCGATGGGGGCCGCGGGGTGGGAGGTGGCCGGTCACGGGTGGCGGTGGACCGACTACCGCGAGGTGCCGGAGGAGGCCGAGCGGGCCGACATCGCGCGGACGGCCGCCACCATCGAACGGCTCGTGGGGCGCCGGCCCGTGGGGTGGTACACGGGGCGGACCAGTTCCCGGACGCGGCGGCTGGTGGCGGAGGCGGGCGGGTTCCTGTACGACTCCGACGACTACTCCGACGACCTGCCGTTCTACGCCGACGCGGGCGGGCAGCGGCAGCTCGTGGTGCCGTACAGCCTCGACACCAACGACTTCAAGTTCCTGATCGTGCACGGGTTCACCACCGCGGACGACATGCTCGCGTACCTGGTCGACACCTACGACGCGCTGCACGCGGAGGGGGCCGACCGGCCGCGCATGATGAGCGTCGGCCTGCACTGCCGGATCATCGGGCGGCCCGGGCGGATCCGGGCCCTCGACGGATTCCTGCGGCACGTCGCGCAACTGGGCGGGGGGTGGGTCGCCACGCGCGAGCAGATCGCGCGGCACTGGCTCGCCGCACACCCGCCGGACTGA
- a CDS encoding MarR family transcriptional regulator, which translates to MNAVELFLLGRTLMKIGEEAMPEPAGGGRHGGSVRSVLIVASDVAGHPGSAVGEIATRTGLPQSQVSTAVARLKEAGAVVTAPDPADRRRMLVRQADEVSGRVAEVRGGSIEGALAAALGDAAPEHLQEVARALEVVARHLPPGAMARVRG; encoded by the coding sequence ATGAACGCAGTAGAGCTGTTCCTGCTGGGACGCACCCTCATGAAGATCGGGGAAGAGGCCATGCCCGAACCCGCGGGCGGGGGCCGGCACGGCGGGAGCGTCCGGTCTGTCCTCATCGTGGCCAGCGACGTGGCCGGCCATCCCGGCAGCGCGGTGGGAGAGATCGCCACCCGCACCGGCCTGCCCCAGAGCCAGGTCTCCACCGCCGTCGCCCGCCTCAAGGAGGCCGGCGCAGTCGTCACCGCCCCCGACCCCGCCGACCGCCGCCGCATGCTGGTCCGTCAGGCCGACGAGGTGTCCGGTCGGGTGGCCGAGGTGCGGGGCGGCAGCATCGAGGGCGCGCTCGCCGCGGCCCTGGGCGATGCGGCACCCGAGCACCTCCAGGAGGTCGCCCGTGCCCTGGAGGTGGTGGCCCGTCATCTTCCGCCGGGGGCCATGGCGAGGGTGCGGGGCTGA
- a CDS encoding carboxymuconolactone decarboxylase family protein encodes MDARLDYFTSATAGKALKHVTSAGRAVKESPLPVTTQELVALRVSQINGCAVCIDIHTKEAAAAGESEVRLHLVAAWREATVFTEAERAALRLAEEGTRIADTPGGVGDEAWAQAAAHYDEEQLTALALLISFMNMVNRLNVIARRPAAGDYTAGQFA; translated from the coding sequence ATGGACGCACGGCTCGACTACTTCACCAGCGCCACCGCGGGCAAGGCCCTCAAGCACGTCACCTCGGCCGGCAGGGCCGTCAAGGAATCGCCCCTGCCGGTCACCACGCAGGAACTCGTGGCGCTGCGCGTGAGCCAGATCAACGGCTGCGCGGTCTGCATCGACATCCACACCAAGGAGGCCGCCGCGGCGGGCGAGAGCGAGGTACGGCTCCACCTGGTCGCCGCGTGGCGCGAGGCCACGGTCTTCACCGAGGCCGAACGCGCCGCCCTGCGGCTGGCGGAGGAGGGCACCCGCATCGCGGACACGCCCGGCGGCGTCGGCGACGAGGCGTGGGCGCAGGCGGCCGCGCACTACGACGAGGAGCAGCTCACCGCGCTCGCCCTGCTGATCTCCTTCATGAACATGGTCAACCGGCTGAACGTCATCGCCCGCCGCCCGGCCGCCGGCGACTACACGGCGGGCCAGTTCGCCTGA
- a CDS encoding MFS transporter, whose protein sequence is METRNPRRWWILIVLCLSSLVLVVDSMALTVAVPSMTADLGASAQDTQWILDSYVLVFAGLLLTSGSLGDRFGRRRIMLIGLFLFGAASLAATFAANPAEVIAVRVAMGVGGALIMPSTLSILITVFDEDERPKAMAAWGSVSMLGLVGSPVLGGVLIDRFSWQSIFLINVPVVALAVVAALTLMPESKGPWQKPDPLGAVLSVTGMTALVWWIIEIPQHGAFAGRSAVTLAVAVAALVGFVVWENTTASPMVPLVLFRHRNFSGGSLSLTLVQIGNGGLLLVLTQYLQFVLGYSPLKAGLAFVPLAVAALIGNGAGAGLAARIGNRPLILAGMLVMASSFALLATVSADTGFAVPAVALGLLGLGAGLAMPAAVGALMGTIPEEQAGVGSALNDTIQQAGTALGIAILGSLLTSGYAAKMPADAPAGARHSLAGALAAAPGDSALLRTAREAFTSAMATTFTIGAAGLLAAALLATVVMRDKKQPTPTSTPTPAPAPEPEPAA, encoded by the coding sequence ATGGAAACCCGCAACCCACGCCGCTGGTGGATCCTGATCGTGCTGTGCCTGAGCTCGCTGGTCCTCGTCGTCGACTCCATGGCCCTGACCGTCGCGGTCCCGTCCATGACCGCCGACCTCGGCGCGAGCGCCCAGGACACCCAGTGGATCCTCGACTCCTACGTCCTGGTGTTCGCCGGCCTGCTGCTCACCTCCGGCAGCCTCGGCGACCGCTTCGGCCGCCGCCGGATCATGCTGATCGGCCTCTTCCTCTTCGGCGCCGCCTCACTCGCCGCGACCTTCGCCGCCAACCCCGCCGAAGTGATCGCCGTGCGCGTGGCCATGGGAGTCGGCGGGGCGCTGATCATGCCCTCCACCCTGTCCATCCTCATCACCGTCTTCGACGAGGACGAGCGGCCGAAGGCCATGGCCGCCTGGGGTTCGGTCTCGATGCTCGGCCTGGTCGGCAGCCCCGTCCTCGGCGGCGTCCTGATCGACCGGTTCTCCTGGCAGTCGATCTTCCTGATCAACGTCCCGGTCGTCGCCCTCGCCGTCGTCGCCGCCCTCACCCTGATGCCGGAGTCCAAGGGCCCCTGGCAGAAGCCCGACCCGCTGGGCGCCGTCCTGTCCGTCACCGGCATGACCGCCCTGGTCTGGTGGATCATCGAGATCCCGCAGCACGGCGCCTTCGCCGGCCGGTCCGCCGTCACCCTGGCCGTGGCCGTCGCCGCCCTCGTCGGCTTCGTGGTCTGGGAGAACACCACCGCGTCCCCGATGGTCCCCCTCGTCCTCTTCAGGCACCGCAACTTCAGCGGCGGGTCCCTCTCCCTGACGCTCGTCCAGATCGGCAACGGCGGCCTGCTGCTGGTCCTCACCCAGTACCTGCAGTTCGTCCTCGGCTACTCGCCCCTCAAGGCGGGCCTCGCCTTCGTGCCGCTGGCCGTCGCCGCCCTCATCGGCAACGGCGCCGGCGCCGGGCTCGCCGCCCGGATCGGCAACCGCCCCCTGATCCTGGCCGGCATGCTCGTGATGGCCTCCTCGTTCGCCCTCCTGGCCACCGTCTCCGCCGACACCGGCTTCGCCGTCCCGGCGGTCGCCCTCGGCCTCCTCGGCCTCGGCGCCGGTCTGGCCATGCCGGCCGCGGTCGGCGCCCTGATGGGCACCATCCCCGAGGAGCAGGCGGGCGTCGGCTCGGCCCTCAACGACACCATCCAGCAGGCCGGCACCGCCCTCGGCATCGCGATCCTCGGCTCCCTGCTCACCAGCGGCTACGCGGCGAAGATGCCGGCCGACGCCCCCGCCGGGGCCCGCCACTCGCTCGCCGGCGCCCTGGCCGCCGCCCCCGGCGACAGCGCCCTGCTGCGCACCGCCCGCGAGGCCTTCACCTCCGCGATGGCCACCACCTTCACCATCGGCGCCGCCGGCCTCCTCGCCGCCGCCCTGCTGGCCACGGTGGTCATGCGCGACAAGAAGCAGCCCACCCCCACCTCCACCCCCACCCCCGCCCCCGCCCCGGAACCCGAACCGGCCGCCTGA
- a CDS encoding alpha/beta fold hydrolase codes for MNTTATTVQPTRATLTVDGRALSYLDFGGTGRPLVALHGHLSEGASFTALAAALGPEWRVIAPDQRGHGDSDRAPEYTRAGYLADLLALLDHLGIDRAVFLGHSLGAVNAYHLAAERPELVEALINVDTAADLPDHGASPLAFVLDFPYTAPTREELAASCGPLAAVLGPVLRPSADGSGWRLPFHPQDTVDSETLVHGDHWRQWLATDCPALLVHGLRSQVLPEEQARAMVARRPHTAYRALDADHFLQQADPEGFAAAVRAFLATL; via the coding sequence ATGAACACCACCGCCACCACCGTGCAGCCCACCCGCGCCACCCTGACCGTCGACGGCCGCGCCCTCTCCTACCTGGACTTCGGCGGCACGGGCCGGCCCCTCGTCGCCCTCCACGGCCACCTCTCCGAAGGCGCCTCCTTCACCGCCCTGGCCGCCGCCCTCGGCCCCGAGTGGCGGGTGATCGCCCCCGACCAGCGAGGCCACGGCGACTCCGACCGCGCCCCCGAGTACACCCGTGCCGGCTACCTCGCCGACCTCCTCGCCCTCCTGGACCACCTCGGCATCGACCGCGCGGTCTTCCTCGGCCACTCCCTCGGCGCGGTCAACGCCTACCACCTGGCCGCCGAACGCCCGGAGCTGGTCGAGGCGCTGATCAACGTCGACACCGCCGCCGACCTGCCCGACCACGGCGCCAGCCCCCTCGCCTTCGTGCTGGACTTCCCCTACACGGCGCCCACCCGCGAGGAACTGGCCGCCTCCTGCGGCCCCCTCGCCGCCGTCCTCGGGCCCGTCCTGCGCCCGTCGGCCGACGGCTCCGGCTGGCGGCTGCCCTTCCACCCCCAGGACACCGTCGACTCCGAGACCCTGGTCCACGGCGACCACTGGCGGCAGTGGCTCGCCACCGACTGCCCCGCCCTCCTGGTCCACGGCCTGCGCAGCCAGGTCCTCCCCGAGGAGCAGGCCCGGGCCATGGTCGCCCGCCGCCCCCACACGGCCTACCGGGCCCTGGACGCCGACCACTTCCTCCAGCAGGCCGACCCCGAGGGCTTCGCCGCGGCGGTCCGCGCGTTCCTCGCCACCCTCTGA
- a CDS encoding PLP-dependent aminotransferase family protein, which produces MGHCPQDGRGGPDPHVGRYAARTAGMTASEIRALFAVASRPEVVSLAGGMPDLAALPLETLAAETSRIVAEHGLTALQYASAHGLPLLREQICGVMALEGITGRPDDVVVTVGSQMGLDLVARLFCDPGDVVVAEGPSYVGALGSFAAYQAEVAHVAMDEHGLVPEALRAALRQARNAGRRVKLLYTVPNFHNPSGVTLAVGRRAEVLEICRAYGVLVVEDNPYGLLGFDGRTRPALHSMDPENVVYLGSFSKTFASGLRVGWVLAPHPVREKLVLAAESAMLCPPTLNQMIVSRYLATQDWRGQIETFRENYRERRDAMLRALEEYLPPGCTWTEPEGGFYVWVKVPEGVDTRAMLPRAVAARVAYASGTGFYTNGLGSRRMRLSYCYPTPERIREGVRRLAAVLAAEPALAHASAGPGRRAGRRTLAPETV; this is translated from the coding sequence ATGGGTCACTGTCCGCAGGACGGCCGCGGCGGCCCCGACCCGCACGTCGGCCGGTACGCCGCTCGTACCGCGGGCATGACGGCCTCGGAGATCCGGGCGCTGTTCGCGGTCGCCAGCCGGCCCGAGGTCGTCTCGCTGGCCGGCGGGATGCCGGACCTGGCCGCGCTGCCGCTGGAGACGCTCGCGGCCGAAACCTCGCGGATCGTCGCCGAGCACGGCCTGACGGCGCTCCAGTACGCCTCGGCCCACGGCCTGCCCCTGCTGCGGGAGCAGATCTGCGGGGTGATGGCGCTGGAGGGCATCACCGGCCGCCCGGACGACGTCGTGGTGACGGTCGGCTCGCAGATGGGCCTGGACCTGGTCGCCCGGCTGTTCTGCGATCCCGGTGACGTGGTGGTGGCCGAAGGCCCCTCGTACGTCGGCGCCCTGGGCTCCTTCGCCGCGTACCAGGCGGAGGTGGCGCACGTGGCCATGGACGAGCACGGGCTGGTGCCGGAGGCGCTGCGGGCGGCGCTGCGGCAGGCCAGGAACGCCGGCCGGCGGGTGAAACTCCTGTACACGGTCCCGAACTTCCACAACCCGTCCGGGGTGACGCTGGCGGTCGGGAGGCGCGCGGAGGTCCTGGAGATCTGCCGCGCGTACGGCGTGCTGGTGGTCGAGGACAACCCGTACGGCCTGCTCGGCTTCGACGGCCGCACCCGCCCCGCCCTGCACTCCATGGACCCGGAGAACGTGGTCTACCTGGGCTCGTTCTCGAAGACCTTCGCCTCCGGCCTGCGGGTCGGCTGGGTGCTCGCCCCGCACCCGGTGCGGGAGAAGCTGGTGCTGGCGGCGGAGTCGGCCATGCTGTGCCCGCCCACCCTGAACCAGATGATCGTCTCGCGCTACCTGGCCACGCAGGACTGGCGGGGGCAGATCGAGACCTTCCGGGAGAACTACCGCGAGCGCCGCGACGCGATGCTCCGCGCCCTGGAGGAGTACCTGCCGCCGGGATGCACGTGGACCGAGCCGGAGGGCGGTTTCTACGTCTGGGTGAAGGTGCCCGAGGGCGTGGACACCCGGGCCATGCTGCCGCGGGCGGTGGCCGCGCGGGTGGCGTACGCCTCGGGCACCGGCTTCTACACCAACGGGCTCGGCAGCCGCCGGATGCGGCTGTCCTACTGCTACCCCACGCCGGAGCGGATCCGCGAGGGCGTCCGCCGGCTGGCCGCCGTACTGGCGGCCGAACCGGCCCTCGCCCACGCCTCCGCGGGCCCCGGCCGCAGGGCGGGGCGGCGGACGCTCGCACCGGAAACGGTCTGA
- a CDS encoding thioesterase II family protein has protein sequence MNSTWFRRYSTAAGRGPRLVCFPHAGGSATAYKPLAHALAGELDVVAVQYPGRQDRFGEEPFTDLEPLVEVVAGELARALAADPGRPYALFGHSMGALVAFETARRLEGAALPGPQRLFVSGRGAPDSRSGAHYLHYEDADVLAEVRTLSGTDQALLDNPEVLEMVLPALRADYRAVATYAWRGGRPLSAPVTALVGDRDPMVTVAEAWAWREHTTGGCALEVFPGGHFYLDEQLGPVASAVTEGLLARACAF, from the coding sequence GTGAACAGCACCTGGTTCCGGCGCTACTCCACGGCAGCGGGGCGCGGTCCGCGGCTCGTGTGCTTCCCGCACGCGGGGGGCTCCGCGACCGCGTACAAGCCCCTGGCGCACGCCCTGGCCGGGGAGCTCGACGTGGTCGCCGTGCAGTACCCGGGCCGTCAGGACCGGTTCGGCGAGGAGCCGTTCACGGACCTGGAGCCGCTGGTCGAGGTGGTGGCCGGGGAACTGGCCCGCGCCCTGGCCGCGGATCCCGGCAGGCCCTACGCCCTGTTCGGGCACAGCATGGGCGCGCTCGTCGCGTTCGAGACGGCCCGCCGCCTGGAAGGGGCCGCGCTGCCCGGCCCGCAACGGCTGTTCGTCTCCGGGCGGGGCGCGCCGGACTCCCGTTCCGGCGCCCACTACCTGCACTACGAGGACGCCGACGTGCTGGCCGAGGTGCGCACGCTGAGCGGCACCGACCAGGCCCTGCTGGACAATCCGGAGGTCCTGGAGATGGTGCTGCCGGCGCTGCGCGCGGACTACCGGGCCGTCGCCACCTACGCCTGGCGCGGCGGCCGGCCGCTCTCCGCCCCGGTGACGGCCCTGGTCGGGGACCGGGACCCGATGGTGACGGTCGCGGAGGCCTGGGCGTGGCGGGAGCACACCACGGGCGGGTGCGCCCTGGAGGTCTTCCCCGGCGGCCACTTCTACCTCGACGAGCAGCTGGGCCCGGTCGCCTCGGCCGTCACCGAGGGGCTGCTCGCCCGGGCCTGCGCCTTCTGA